A genomic stretch from Scatophagus argus isolate fScaArg1 chromosome 19, fScaArg1.pri, whole genome shotgun sequence includes:
- the cep170bb gene encoding centrosomal protein of 170 kDa protein B isoform X2 has translation MSVTSWFLVSSSGTRHRLPKEMIFVGREDCELMLQSRSVDKQHAVINYNPTTDEHLVKDLGSLNGTFVNDLRIPDQTYITLKLSDIIRFGYDSHVYVLEKSQHKVPEEALKHEKYSIQLQISLKASEGKKTELEDRTRAEKAPSTKTLPHEAPVCRPTPLYGQPSWWGEEDYGSKVHADEPHADVQKDASSVDPDFSGSLSESQQKTIFPSYHREPSYFEIPTKDFQHPKTSGAELHEIPTKDTDTPPTPPVVQSHASFTIEFDDCMPGKIKIKDHVTKFSTRQRKKQAPPTKITTSTPAEMMSAESKVADWLVHSDVSMMRRRPTCEDVYSTKSDLAMNIKTLKGHHHEDGTQSDSEDPVLKGRRSKSQHSIQSRHPVQSELSEASQQTVQSAQSIQSQPPAPTQTLHQALQHSPPRAAPASPVAPERPLSQSPPQAQSPTTECPKQAPPEHLTQQAFIIEFDDNPRKKRSQSFTHNPAHADTYSALKAKLERRKGGERPASVHGHIPPTQQVTVPLKGQGHGGPQRSSSLKREKTDGEAASSGSTSRSSSGLIIRPFGSVGKKSKLAQEFAAEFLKDSGQRDSSPTRDKTSPPPMSAPPVMVSPPHARIPSPQEPLAPSSVSYPTSPLQPPAISKSSIPTNAANQISSPVPSSGPPMSPMLPMGVHATDAKGSQRMMRNEEDDSLSDAGTYTIETESQDKEVEEARNMIDQVFGVLDSPEYSGVNTGVYRPVINDGKDEQANLPSDGSTVDQLHGFIPATISSPPTGPIQVPSAHAAGLEGPKWVSRWASLADSYAEPGSTPPQGECLEDLHFMSRSMGNYSYDNSESESCHGSRTRRLLPQVPPEKPESVPPSILIRHDTYQGREPLDRVSGPPRPQNSTQCLSVQDDVDPDSLSDASRSDDGPVLEKTKRNLARTGSVSPGGTGPQFKGPEKVSPSTKSTSFYIGSEDSPGKPDQARSPVQSERTRDPSAKTPPTTVLIRHLSGHEPRRTGVKPNSSAPNLQMQDKDSVPTKDNSISSIVRQESFTKDPPSDTIQMKKLPHISSHPSIRDMEQRRENIQDTQSFLQETEGTLSSLVDTKFPSSGSGRSSKKGGSSTHMDDSLSGESDVDTASTVSQVSSKNAPVNSASKKRPSISSLQKEKSSSSPSIQEKGRQLTARERLSEKRRNQVTADASSKAEAAKRFQMRRSAGNRGSLDLTEGQQGSGPHWTETPSSDQEISRPSTRSKKLIAPLQKEDNGKTPKMAAQQVLTRSNSLSAPRPTRASMLRRARLGEASDNEGAETDRGSQNSDHVTVPPKVSADMKKLSRLDILAMPRKRTGSFTAPSDNETSSMGRAGFSNRNSESVVTSRKTSVGDARQTSSKGGGALGKQLLTRTRSSGAKYPSTGSRHRQKGSDFSSSSEEDYEMNAGISKAKRSSHPPTSTQTPRSQRTGATRSKSVSLETEEDEDQNDVDPYQNWSTHSAEIAKLSQDLAKDLAILAKEIHDVAGDGDSPSSGMGTTTSPSSLPNTPASTISAREEVILDNLMLNPVSQLSQAIRENTEQLAEKMKVLFQNKAEVWEEIEAKINSEDEVPILKTSNKEISSILKELRRVQRQLEVINTIVEPGGSLQTAAVGTSSVSQTRPSMREKKPGTKPRGAPPTSNANESTKRTPRGAEEAHYMA, from the exons ATGAGTGTGACCTCGTGGTTCCTGGTGAGCAGCTCGGGCACTCGACACCGTCTGCCCAAGGAGATGATCTTTGTGGGCCGAGAGGACTGCGAGCTCATGCTGCAG TCTCGCAGTGTGGACAAACAACACGCCGTCATCAACTACAACCCGACAACCGACGAGCACCTGGTCAAGGACCTGGGCAGCCTCAATGGG acGTTTGTGAACGACCTGAGGATTCCTGATCAGACCTACATCACCCTCAAACTGTCGGACATCATCCGCTTCGGATATG ATTCCCATGTCTACGTTCTGGAGAAAAGTCAACACAAAGTCCCAGAGGAGGCTCTGAAg CACGAGAAGTACAGCATTCAGCTGCAGATAAGCCTGAAGGCCTCAGAGGGGAAGAAGACGGAGCTGGAAGATCGAACGAGGGCCGAGAAAGCACCGAGTACCAAGACTCTGCCACACG aggcTCCGGTGTGTCGGCCCACTCCTCTGTATGGTCAGCCCTCGTGGTGGGGAGAGGAGGATTATGGGAGTAAAGTTCATGCTGATGAACCTCATGCAG ATGTCCAGAAAGATGCTTCTTCTGTGGATCCAGACTTTTCTGGATCTCTGTCAGAATCCCAACAAAAAACCATCTTCCCTTCGTACCATCGTGAGCCGAGTTACTTTGAGATTCCTACCAAGGACTTCCAGCATCCCAAAACCTCAGGGGCAGAGCTTCATGAGATCCCCACCAAGGACACAGACACGCCCCCAACCCCTCCTGTTGTTCAGAGCCACGCCTCCTTCACCATCGAGTTCGACGACTGCATGCCCGGAAAGATCAAGATCAAAGACCACGTCACCAAGTTCTCCACTCGCCAGAGGAAGAAGCAGGCTCCACCCACCAAAATCACAACATCCACACCCGCTGAGATGATGTCAGCAGAGAGCAAGGTGGCTGATTGGCTAGTCCACAGTGATGTCAGCATGATGAGAAGACGTCCAACATGTGAAGATGTTTACAGCACTAAAAGTGACCTCGCCATGAACATCAAGACCCTCAAAG GTCACCATCACGAGGATGGAACCCAGAGTGACTCAGAGGACCCAGTTCTCAAAGGAAGGAGGAGTAAGTCCCAACACTCCATCCAGTCTCGCCACCCAGTACAATCAGAGCTGTCAGAGGCGTCGCAGCAGACAGTTCAGTCAGCCCAGTCTATCCAGAGCCAGCCACCTGCTCCAACACAGACCCTCCACCAGGCACTGCAGCACTCTCCACCCAGAGCAGCACCAGCCTCACCAGTGGCTCCTGAGCGGCCCTTGTCCCAGAGTCCTCCTCAGGCTCAATCCCCCACCACAGAATGTCCCAAGCAGGCCCCTCCCGAGCACCTCACCCAGCAAGCCTTTATTATCGAGTTTGATGACAATCCGCGCAAAAAGCGCTCGCAGTCTTTCACGCACAACCCTGCCCATGCTGACACATACTCTGCCCTGAAGGCCAAGCTGGAGAGGCGGAAAGGTGGTGAAAGGCCGGCATCTGTGCATGGCCACATCCCTCCGACCCAGCAGGTGACGGTTCCTCTGAAGGGTCAGGGCCATGGTGGCCCCCAGAGGTCAAGCTCTCTGAAGAGGGAGAAGACAGATGGAGAAGCGGCCTCCTCCGGTTCCACCTCTCGCTCCTCCTCAGGTCTCATAATCAGACCCTTTGGCAGTGTTGGGAAAAAGTCCAAGCTGGCCCAAGAGTTTGCTGCTGAATTCCTAAAGGATTCTGGTCAACGGGATTCCTCTCCAACAAGAGACAAGACATCCCCTCCGCCAATGTCTGCACCGCCAGTGATGGTGTCACCTCCTCATGCAAGAATTCCCTCCCCTCAAGAACCTCTAGCGCCTTCCTCAGTCTCCTACCCCACCTCCCCTTTGCAACCTCCAGCAATCTCAAAGTCTTCAATCCCCACCAATGCCGCCAACCAGATTTCCTCTCCAGTCCCTTCCTCTGGGCCTCCCATGTCCCCCATGCTGCCAATGGGCGTTCATGCAACAGATGCCAAAGGCTCCCAAAGGATGATGAGGAACGAGGAGGACGATAGCCTGAGTGATGCTGGGACCTACACCATCGAGACGGAGTCACAAGacaaagaggtggaggaggctcGCAACATGATCGATCAG GTGTTTGGTGTCCTGGACTCCCCAGAGTACAGTGGTGTGAACACAGGAGTGTATAGGCCTGTAATAAATGATGGCAAGGATGAGCAAGCTAACCTGCCTAGCGATGGTAGCACTGTGGACCAGTTGCATGGCTTTATCCCAGCTACTATCAGCAGCCCCCCAACAGGGCCCATTCAG GTTCCATCTGCTCATGCAGCAGGTCTGGAAGGACCAAAATGGGTTTCCCGTTGGGCCAGTCTGGCAGACAGCTATGCTGAACCTGGTTCCACTCCACCTCAAGGGGAATGTCTGGAAG ATTTGCACTTCATGAGCCGGTCAATGGGAAATTACAGCTACGATAACTCTGAGTCGGAGTCCTGCCACGGCTCCAGAACAAGAAGGCTGTTGCCCCAGGTGCCTCCAGAAAAGCCGGAAAGTGTACCTCCAAGTATCCTGATTCGCCATGACACTTACCAAGGGCGGGAACCTCTGGACAGAGTCTCTGGTCCTCCCCGCCCACAGAACTCCACCCAGTGCCTGTCAGTTCAGGATGATGTGGACCCAGACAGTCTGAGTGATGCCAGCCGCTCAGATGATGGACCTGTtctggagaaaacaaagaggaatcTGGCCAGGACTGGATCTGTGTCTCCAGGGGGCACTGGACCTCAGTTCAAAGGTCCAGAAAAAGTATCTCCCTCCACCAAATCCACCTCCTTCTACATTGGATCTGAAGATAGTCCAGGAAAACCTGACCAAGCCCGAAGTCCAGTACAGTCTGAGAGGACACGAGACCCCTCAGCAAAAACTCCCCCTACCACAGTCCTGATACGACACCTGAGTGGACATGAACCCAGAAGGACAGGTGTAAAACCCAACAGCTCTGCTCCAAACCTCCAAATGCAGGACAAAGATTCTGTCCCCACTAAAGACAACAGCATATCATCCATTGTCCGGCAGGAGAGCTTCACCAAAGACCCGCCCAGTGACACCATCCAGATGAAGAAACTTCCCCATATCTCCAGTCACCCGTCCATTAGAGATatggagcagaggagggagaacaTCCAGGACACGCAGTCCTTCCTTCAGGAGACAGAGGGAACTCTGTCCTCCCTGGTTGACACCAAGTTCCCCTCGTCTGGCTCTGGTCGTAGTTCAAAGAAAGGAGGGTCCTCCACCCACATGGATGACTCCCTTTCTGGTgagtctgatgtggacacagcAAGCACTGTGAGCCAGGTGAGTAGCAAAAATGCTCCAGTCAACTCTGCTTCTAAAAAGCGTCCCTCCATCAGCAGTCTTCAAAAGGAGAAGTCTTCTTCCAGCCCATCAATCCAAGAGAAGGGACGCCAACTTACGGCCCGTGAACGGCTTTCTGAAAAACGGCGAAACCAGGTGACAGCAGATGCATCAAGCAAGGCAGAAGCAGCAAAACGTTTCCAAATGCGCCGCAGTGCAGGCAACCGTGGATCTCTGGATCTGACAGAGGGTCAGCAAGGTTCTGGTCCACACTGGACCGAAACACCATCATCTGACCAAGAAATTTCCCGACCATCCACCCGCAGCAAGAAACTCATTGCCCCTCTTCAGAAAGAAGACAATGGAAAGACACCCAAGATGGCAGCTCAGCAGGTTCTGACACGCTCAAACAGCCTGTCAGCACCACGGCCAACCCGGGCATCCATGCTTCGCCGAGCACGTCTGGGTGAGGCCTCTGACAATGAAGGTGCTGAAACCGATCGGGGCTCACAGAATTCTGACCATGTCACTGTGCCACCCAAAGTGTCCGCTGATATGAAAAAGCTGTCCAGGCTGGACATCTTAGCAATGCCCAGGAAGAGAACTGGGTCCTTCACAGCCCCCAGTGACAACGAGACATCTTCCATGGGCAGGGCCGGTTTCTCTAACCGGAACTCTGAGTCAGTTGTCACCAGCAGAAAGACATCTGTTGGTGATGCCCGCCAGACATCTAGCAAAGGGGGTGGAGCTCTAGGGAAGCAACTTCTGACCCGCACCCGGTCCAGTGGAGCCAAGTACCCGAGCACTG gtTCTCGTCACAGACAGAAGGGCTCAGACTtctcttcatcctctgaggaaGATTATGAGATGAATGCCGGGATTTCCAAAGCCAAACGCTCCTCCCATCCCCCCACGTCCACCCAGACGCCACGCAGTCAACGGACAGGTGCCACCAGATCCAAGTCTGTCTCtctggagacagaggaggatgaggaccAGAACGATGTCGACCCCTACCAGAACTGGTCCACACACAGTGCTGAGATCGCCAA GCTCAGTCAGGACCTGGCCAAAGATCTTGCCATCCTAGCGAAGGAAATCCATGACGTTGCCGGAGACGGAGACTCGCCAAGCTCCGGCATGGGCACCACCACCTCACCCAGCTCTCTTCCCAACACGCCGGCCTCCACCATCTCTGCCAGGGAGGAG
- the cep170bb gene encoding centrosomal protein of 170 kDa protein B isoform X1, with protein MSVTSWFLVSSSGTRHRLPKEMIFVGREDCELMLQSRSVDKQHAVINYNPTTDEHLVKDLGSLNGTFVNDLRIPDQTYITLKLSDIIRFGYDSHVYVLEKSQHKVPEEALKHEKYSIQLQISLKASEGKKTELEDRTRAEKAPSTKTLPHEAPVCRPTPLYGQPSWWGEEDYGSKVHADEPHADVQKDASSVDPDFSGSLSESQQKTIFPSYHREPSYFEIPTKDFQHPKTSGAELHEIPTKDTDTPPTPPVVQSHASFTIEFDDCMPGKIKIKDHVTKFSTRQRKKQAPPTKITTSTPAEMMSAESKVADWLVHSDVSMMRRRPTCEDVYSTKSDLAMNIKTLKGHHHEDGTQSDSEDPVLKGRRSKSQHSIQSRHPVQSELSEASQQTVQSAQSIQSQPPAPTQTLHQALQHSPPRAAPASPVAPERPLSQSPPQAQSPTTECPKQAPPEHLTQQAFIIEFDDNPRKKRSQSFTHNPAHADTYSALKAKLERRKGGERPASVHGHIPPTQQVTVPLKGQGHGGPQRSSSLKREKTDGEAASSGSTSRSSSGLIIRPFGSVGKKSKLAQEFAAEFLKDSGQRDSSPTRDKTSPPPMSAPPVMVSPPHARIPSPQEPLAPSSVSYPTSPLQPPAISKSSIPTNAANQISSPVPSSGPPMSPMLPMGVHATDAKGSQRMMRNEEDDSLSDAGTYTIETESQDKEVEEARNMIDQVFGVLDSPEYSGVNTGVYRPVINDGKDEQANLPSDGSTVDQLHGFIPATISSPPTGPIQVPSAHAAGLEGPKWVSRWASLADSYAEPGSTPPQGECLEDLHFMSRSMGNYSYDNSESESCHGSRTRRLLPQVPPEKPESVPPSILIRHDTYQGREPLDRVSGPPRPQNSTQCLSVQDDVDPDSLSDASRSDDGPVLEKTKRNLARTGSVSPGGTGPQFKGPEKVSPSTKSTSFYIGSEDSPGKPDQARSPVQSERTRDPSAKTPPTTVLIRHLSGHEPRRTGVKPNSSAPNLQMQDKDSVPTKDNSISSIVRQESFTKDPPSDTIQMKKLPHISSHPSIRDMEQRRENIQDTQSFLQETEGTLSSLVDTKFPSSGSGRSSKKGGSSTHMDDSLSGESDVDTASTVSQVSSKNAPVNSASKKRPSISSLQKEKSSSSPSIQEKGRQLTARERLSEKRRNQVTADASSKAEAAKRFQMRRSAGNRGSLDLTEGQQGSGPHWTETPSSDQEISRPSTRSKKLIAPLQKEDNGKTPKMAAQQVLTRSNSLSAPRPTRASMLRRARLGEASDNEGAETDRGSQNSDHVTVPPKVSADMKKLSRLDILAMPRKRTGSFTAPSDNETSSMGRAGFSNRNSESVVTSRKTSVGDARQTSSKGGGALGKQLLTRTRSSGAKYPSTGSRHRQKGSDFSSSSEEDYEMNAGISKAKRSSHPPTSTQTPRSQRTGATRSKSVSLETEEDEDQNDVDPYQNWSTHSAEIAKLSQDLAKDLAILAKEIHDVAGDGDSPSSGMGTTTSPSSLPNTPASTISAREEGPSYPYLRGVRPSQVILDNLMLNPVSQLSQAIRENTEQLAEKMKVLFQNKAEVWEEIEAKINSEDEVPILKTSNKEISSILKELRRVQRQLEVINTIVEPGGSLQTAAVGTSSVSQTRPSMREKKPGTKPRGAPPTSNANESTKRTPRGAEEAHYMA; from the exons ATGAGTGTGACCTCGTGGTTCCTGGTGAGCAGCTCGGGCACTCGACACCGTCTGCCCAAGGAGATGATCTTTGTGGGCCGAGAGGACTGCGAGCTCATGCTGCAG TCTCGCAGTGTGGACAAACAACACGCCGTCATCAACTACAACCCGACAACCGACGAGCACCTGGTCAAGGACCTGGGCAGCCTCAATGGG acGTTTGTGAACGACCTGAGGATTCCTGATCAGACCTACATCACCCTCAAACTGTCGGACATCATCCGCTTCGGATATG ATTCCCATGTCTACGTTCTGGAGAAAAGTCAACACAAAGTCCCAGAGGAGGCTCTGAAg CACGAGAAGTACAGCATTCAGCTGCAGATAAGCCTGAAGGCCTCAGAGGGGAAGAAGACGGAGCTGGAAGATCGAACGAGGGCCGAGAAAGCACCGAGTACCAAGACTCTGCCACACG aggcTCCGGTGTGTCGGCCCACTCCTCTGTATGGTCAGCCCTCGTGGTGGGGAGAGGAGGATTATGGGAGTAAAGTTCATGCTGATGAACCTCATGCAG ATGTCCAGAAAGATGCTTCTTCTGTGGATCCAGACTTTTCTGGATCTCTGTCAGAATCCCAACAAAAAACCATCTTCCCTTCGTACCATCGTGAGCCGAGTTACTTTGAGATTCCTACCAAGGACTTCCAGCATCCCAAAACCTCAGGGGCAGAGCTTCATGAGATCCCCACCAAGGACACAGACACGCCCCCAACCCCTCCTGTTGTTCAGAGCCACGCCTCCTTCACCATCGAGTTCGACGACTGCATGCCCGGAAAGATCAAGATCAAAGACCACGTCACCAAGTTCTCCACTCGCCAGAGGAAGAAGCAGGCTCCACCCACCAAAATCACAACATCCACACCCGCTGAGATGATGTCAGCAGAGAGCAAGGTGGCTGATTGGCTAGTCCACAGTGATGTCAGCATGATGAGAAGACGTCCAACATGTGAAGATGTTTACAGCACTAAAAGTGACCTCGCCATGAACATCAAGACCCTCAAAG GTCACCATCACGAGGATGGAACCCAGAGTGACTCAGAGGACCCAGTTCTCAAAGGAAGGAGGAGTAAGTCCCAACACTCCATCCAGTCTCGCCACCCAGTACAATCAGAGCTGTCAGAGGCGTCGCAGCAGACAGTTCAGTCAGCCCAGTCTATCCAGAGCCAGCCACCTGCTCCAACACAGACCCTCCACCAGGCACTGCAGCACTCTCCACCCAGAGCAGCACCAGCCTCACCAGTGGCTCCTGAGCGGCCCTTGTCCCAGAGTCCTCCTCAGGCTCAATCCCCCACCACAGAATGTCCCAAGCAGGCCCCTCCCGAGCACCTCACCCAGCAAGCCTTTATTATCGAGTTTGATGACAATCCGCGCAAAAAGCGCTCGCAGTCTTTCACGCACAACCCTGCCCATGCTGACACATACTCTGCCCTGAAGGCCAAGCTGGAGAGGCGGAAAGGTGGTGAAAGGCCGGCATCTGTGCATGGCCACATCCCTCCGACCCAGCAGGTGACGGTTCCTCTGAAGGGTCAGGGCCATGGTGGCCCCCAGAGGTCAAGCTCTCTGAAGAGGGAGAAGACAGATGGAGAAGCGGCCTCCTCCGGTTCCACCTCTCGCTCCTCCTCAGGTCTCATAATCAGACCCTTTGGCAGTGTTGGGAAAAAGTCCAAGCTGGCCCAAGAGTTTGCTGCTGAATTCCTAAAGGATTCTGGTCAACGGGATTCCTCTCCAACAAGAGACAAGACATCCCCTCCGCCAATGTCTGCACCGCCAGTGATGGTGTCACCTCCTCATGCAAGAATTCCCTCCCCTCAAGAACCTCTAGCGCCTTCCTCAGTCTCCTACCCCACCTCCCCTTTGCAACCTCCAGCAATCTCAAAGTCTTCAATCCCCACCAATGCCGCCAACCAGATTTCCTCTCCAGTCCCTTCCTCTGGGCCTCCCATGTCCCCCATGCTGCCAATGGGCGTTCATGCAACAGATGCCAAAGGCTCCCAAAGGATGATGAGGAACGAGGAGGACGATAGCCTGAGTGATGCTGGGACCTACACCATCGAGACGGAGTCACAAGacaaagaggtggaggaggctcGCAACATGATCGATCAG GTGTTTGGTGTCCTGGACTCCCCAGAGTACAGTGGTGTGAACACAGGAGTGTATAGGCCTGTAATAAATGATGGCAAGGATGAGCAAGCTAACCTGCCTAGCGATGGTAGCACTGTGGACCAGTTGCATGGCTTTATCCCAGCTACTATCAGCAGCCCCCCAACAGGGCCCATTCAG GTTCCATCTGCTCATGCAGCAGGTCTGGAAGGACCAAAATGGGTTTCCCGTTGGGCCAGTCTGGCAGACAGCTATGCTGAACCTGGTTCCACTCCACCTCAAGGGGAATGTCTGGAAG ATTTGCACTTCATGAGCCGGTCAATGGGAAATTACAGCTACGATAACTCTGAGTCGGAGTCCTGCCACGGCTCCAGAACAAGAAGGCTGTTGCCCCAGGTGCCTCCAGAAAAGCCGGAAAGTGTACCTCCAAGTATCCTGATTCGCCATGACACTTACCAAGGGCGGGAACCTCTGGACAGAGTCTCTGGTCCTCCCCGCCCACAGAACTCCACCCAGTGCCTGTCAGTTCAGGATGATGTGGACCCAGACAGTCTGAGTGATGCCAGCCGCTCAGATGATGGACCTGTtctggagaaaacaaagaggaatcTGGCCAGGACTGGATCTGTGTCTCCAGGGGGCACTGGACCTCAGTTCAAAGGTCCAGAAAAAGTATCTCCCTCCACCAAATCCACCTCCTTCTACATTGGATCTGAAGATAGTCCAGGAAAACCTGACCAAGCCCGAAGTCCAGTACAGTCTGAGAGGACACGAGACCCCTCAGCAAAAACTCCCCCTACCACAGTCCTGATACGACACCTGAGTGGACATGAACCCAGAAGGACAGGTGTAAAACCCAACAGCTCTGCTCCAAACCTCCAAATGCAGGACAAAGATTCTGTCCCCACTAAAGACAACAGCATATCATCCATTGTCCGGCAGGAGAGCTTCACCAAAGACCCGCCCAGTGACACCATCCAGATGAAGAAACTTCCCCATATCTCCAGTCACCCGTCCATTAGAGATatggagcagaggagggagaacaTCCAGGACACGCAGTCCTTCCTTCAGGAGACAGAGGGAACTCTGTCCTCCCTGGTTGACACCAAGTTCCCCTCGTCTGGCTCTGGTCGTAGTTCAAAGAAAGGAGGGTCCTCCACCCACATGGATGACTCCCTTTCTGGTgagtctgatgtggacacagcAAGCACTGTGAGCCAGGTGAGTAGCAAAAATGCTCCAGTCAACTCTGCTTCTAAAAAGCGTCCCTCCATCAGCAGTCTTCAAAAGGAGAAGTCTTCTTCCAGCCCATCAATCCAAGAGAAGGGACGCCAACTTACGGCCCGTGAACGGCTTTCTGAAAAACGGCGAAACCAGGTGACAGCAGATGCATCAAGCAAGGCAGAAGCAGCAAAACGTTTCCAAATGCGCCGCAGTGCAGGCAACCGTGGATCTCTGGATCTGACAGAGGGTCAGCAAGGTTCTGGTCCACACTGGACCGAAACACCATCATCTGACCAAGAAATTTCCCGACCATCCACCCGCAGCAAGAAACTCATTGCCCCTCTTCAGAAAGAAGACAATGGAAAGACACCCAAGATGGCAGCTCAGCAGGTTCTGACACGCTCAAACAGCCTGTCAGCACCACGGCCAACCCGGGCATCCATGCTTCGCCGAGCACGTCTGGGTGAGGCCTCTGACAATGAAGGTGCTGAAACCGATCGGGGCTCACAGAATTCTGACCATGTCACTGTGCCACCCAAAGTGTCCGCTGATATGAAAAAGCTGTCCAGGCTGGACATCTTAGCAATGCCCAGGAAGAGAACTGGGTCCTTCACAGCCCCCAGTGACAACGAGACATCTTCCATGGGCAGGGCCGGTTTCTCTAACCGGAACTCTGAGTCAGTTGTCACCAGCAGAAAGACATCTGTTGGTGATGCCCGCCAGACATCTAGCAAAGGGGGTGGAGCTCTAGGGAAGCAACTTCTGACCCGCACCCGGTCCAGTGGAGCCAAGTACCCGAGCACTG gtTCTCGTCACAGACAGAAGGGCTCAGACTtctcttcatcctctgaggaaGATTATGAGATGAATGCCGGGATTTCCAAAGCCAAACGCTCCTCCCATCCCCCCACGTCCACCCAGACGCCACGCAGTCAACGGACAGGTGCCACCAGATCCAAGTCTGTCTCtctggagacagaggaggatgaggaccAGAACGATGTCGACCCCTACCAGAACTGGTCCACACACAGTGCTGAGATCGCCAA GCTCAGTCAGGACCTGGCCAAAGATCTTGCCATCCTAGCGAAGGAAATCCATGACGTTGCCGGAGACGGAGACTCGCCAAGCTCCGGCATGGGCACCACCACCTCACCCAGCTCTCTTCCCAACACGCCGGCCTCCACCATCTCTGCCAGGGAGGAG GGGCCATCTTATCCATACTTACGTGGGGTTCGACCATCTCAG